A genome region from Salinigranum halophilum includes the following:
- a CDS encoding AAA family ATPase translates to MRKFFEEFVTDVSNGKLVRRAFTTDGQRFLPTITEESNSLRIRRSGELNSQTELNFAGHNLEEYSEHFEYTEGGVKTWYRYEIPVGGEVSGGNHGTLILECTEELEDEVVPSELIFSTDRSFLKPAGREQLAPAGVRRVSGLDSEKQDLIEFLSNVPSDWGLTPERGLLLQGPPGTGKTQLVTEVCEERYGSIPVVISGPEILSRWVGGSERQLREKFEEARSRDAGVLYIDEIDAIARSRSGATQDHTAQLVAQLLVLLDGTERTNNSAGRPVQVIASTNIPDVLDDALTRPGRFGESIEFSPLSGSNALSVLHHYLERIRKSENGHRLSPELQQFVTKGTPTPDEGLINGRTGAEIESMVRYAVKQTVRSPGDGSADLTSSQLSKSANSIRGQFQTRFPWPE, encoded by the coding sequence ATGCGTAAATTCTTCGAGGAATTCGTCACCGATGTGTCTAACGGCAAACTCGTTCGGCGAGCGTTTACAACCGATGGGCAGCGATTTCTTCCAACCATCACTGAGGAGTCAAACAGTCTTCGTATCCGCCGTTCAGGTGAGTTGAATTCGCAAACCGAACTCAATTTCGCGGGACATAATCTGGAAGAGTACTCTGAACATTTCGAGTACACAGAAGGAGGTGTCAAGACGTGGTATCGGTATGAGATACCTGTAGGTGGAGAAGTGTCTGGGGGCAACCATGGTACGCTCATACTCGAGTGTACGGAAGAACTCGAGGACGAAGTGGTCCCGTCTGAGTTGATATTCTCGACTGACCGAAGCTTTCTCAAACCAGCTGGGCGAGAACAGCTTGCACCTGCGGGCGTGCGTCGAGTCTCGGGGTTAGACTCCGAAAAACAAGATCTCATCGAGTTTCTGTCAAATGTCCCTTCAGACTGGGGGCTGACTCCGGAGCGTGGACTCTTATTGCAGGGACCACCTGGTACTGGGAAGACTCAACTCGTCACTGAAGTGTGCGAGGAACGATACGGTTCGATTCCCGTCGTGATTTCTGGCCCAGAGATATTGAGCCGATGGGTGGGAGGGTCGGAACGACAGCTTCGAGAGAAGTTTGAGGAGGCTCGCTCACGTGATGCAGGCGTTCTCTATATTGATGAGATTGACGCCATTGCCCGCTCGAGAAGTGGCGCAACCCAGGATCATACTGCACAACTCGTTGCGCAACTATTAGTCCTGCTTGATGGAACTGAGCGCACCAATAATTCCGCCGGACGTCCAGTACAGGTGATTGCTTCGACAAACATCCCGGACGTACTTGATGATGCATTAACGCGCCCAGGCCGGTTCGGAGAATCTATTGAGTTCAGTCCTCTGTCTGGCTCGAATGCACTATCTGTGCTTCATCATTATCTTGAGCGGATTCGGAAGTCCGAAAATGGGCACCGACTTTCGCCTGAGTTACAACAGTTTGTTACGAAGGGTACACCCACTCCCGATGAGGGGTTAATAAACGGTAGAACCGGTGCTGAAATTGAATCCATGGTCCGTTACGCGGTGAAACAGACGGTGAGAAGTCCCGGTGACGGTTCTGCCGATCTAACATCGAGCCAATTGTCGAAATCTGCAAATTCAATACGCGGTCAGTTCCAGACCAGATTCCCCTGGCCAGAGTGA
- a CDS encoding endonuclease/exonuclease/phosphatase family protein translates to MKLLSWNVQGAFPPYTPIDRIQSQVQHIREAAECPDIIALNEVSRHRRDVWRDELVSIGYDQIVHTLDWAEELGESDIPPHQDYNHVNGNLTAIHEDAAVRNLTRLQPSIRYGPWDGADLKDWDTNLPEKILHAEMELGDQTLELWNIRAVPGSMHGEEKVKILENTFNRIMKGSQTPCILTGDFNSPDRELADGTTIPWRHNKEGDVAKRWVEAELNVLCGLEENGMVDVFRHCHGYGDLDMLDVSHATQTDDPLAVPPEEVKGKRFDHIIASDELNPVDCYYDQEGFSCSDHAPIIAEFGL, encoded by the coding sequence ATGAAGCTACTTTCTTGGAACGTTCAGGGGGCGTTCCCTCCCTACACACCCATCGACCGTATCCAAAGCCAGGTCCAACATATTCGAGAGGCAGCTGAGTGCCCCGACATCATCGCGTTAAACGAGGTCAGCAGACACAGACGTGATGTGTGGAGAGATGAACTGGTCAGTATCGGATACGACCAGATCGTCCACACGCTCGACTGGGCTGAGGAGTTAGGAGAGTCCGACATCCCCCCGCATCAAGACTACAACCATGTGAACGGGAATCTGACTGCAATTCACGAAGATGCAGCCGTACGTAACCTCACCCGATTGCAGCCGAGTATCCGATATGGACCGTGGGACGGAGCGGATCTGAAAGACTGGGACACGAATCTCCCAGAGAAAATTCTCCACGCAGAAATGGAGCTGGGTGACCAGACACTCGAACTCTGGAACATCCGCGCGGTTCCAGGGAGCATGCATGGAGAGGAGAAAGTGAAGATTCTGGAGAACACGTTCAACAGAATCATGAAAGGAAGTCAGACTCCGTGTATACTAACTGGCGACTTCAACTCACCAGATAGAGAGTTGGCGGATGGAACCACCATCCCCTGGCGTCACAACAAGGAAGGAGATGTCGCCAAGCGGTGGGTTGAAGCAGAACTCAACGTCCTCTGTGGGTTAGAAGAAAACGGTATGGTTGACGTCTTTCGGCATTGTCACGGATACGGTGACTTGGATATGCTGGATGTGAGTCACGCCACACAGACGGACGACCCGTTAGCAGTCCCCCCAGAGGAAGTGAAAGGGAAACGGTTCGATCATATCATCGCCTCGGACGAACTGAATCCAGTCGATTGTTATTACGATCAAGAAGGGTTCAGCTGCAGTGACCACGCACCAATCATTGCGGAGTTCGGATTGTAG
- a CDS encoding PD-(D/E)XK nuclease family protein: MSVSNGIELAYIVERDVDLVFVQLVQSSSDFRQWFLEAIGERELEFSFTGVCHSVMTENGESDIEIGFTSRTGERIRVLVENKINAAKQDRQFARYFERGEHYISKDSCDRVTVCLIAPEGYASASARAAVDEVVTYEEMLGQMQSIDHPSSEFFECVFEEALRKPTATDHSELTGEIRRQFASQDDHLPELSISKVTPTQVTVESTNPDHPSTVSYKVYVPGKYDGRTAIVRIEIDSSVPEAEKEAIQTLLSDHVEELDEFEATGNIMDAVRTSVEVEEGHNIDEKYVSEVVTNLCTLIKHYHSKLSVGVESNQKF; encoded by the coding sequence ATGAGTGTATCGAATGGAATCGAATTAGCGTACATTGTAGAAAGGGATGTGGACTTAGTGTTCGTGCAGTTAGTGCAGTCATCATCTGATTTCCGGCAGTGGTTCCTCGAAGCAATTGGTGAGAGAGAGTTAGAGTTCAGTTTCACAGGCGTCTGTCACTCGGTCATGACCGAGAACGGAGAATCCGATATTGAGATTGGATTCACGTCGAGGACTGGGGAACGCATTCGAGTATTGGTGGAAAACAAAATCAATGCCGCAAAACAGGACCGCCAGTTCGCCCGATACTTCGAGCGCGGAGAACATTATATTTCAAAAGATTCCTGTGACAGGGTTACCGTCTGTCTCATCGCTCCAGAAGGCTACGCAAGTGCTTCAGCTCGAGCGGCTGTTGATGAAGTCGTGACCTACGAAGAGATGTTGGGTCAAATGCAATCGATAGACCACCCGAGTAGTGAGTTCTTTGAGTGCGTGTTTGAAGAAGCACTTCGGAAACCAACTGCAACAGACCACTCGGAGTTGACTGGCGAAATCAGGAGACAGTTTGCCTCACAAGATGACCATCTACCGGAACTGTCTATCTCGAAGGTCACACCGACGCAAGTCACCGTGGAGTCGACAAATCCAGATCACCCATCAACAGTCTCGTACAAGGTATACGTTCCAGGAAAGTACGACGGGCGAACCGCAATCGTCCGAATCGAGATCGACAGTAGTGTACCAGAAGCAGAGAAGGAAGCGATACAGACTCTTCTGTCCGATCACGTCGAAGAACTAGACGAGTTCGAGGCGACAGGCAACATCATGGATGCAGTTCGAACGAGCGTTGAGGTCGAAGAGGGTCACAACATCGACGAGAAGTACGTTAGCGAAGTAGTCACCAATCTGTGTACGCTCATCAAGCACTACCACTCCAAGTTATCTGTTGGCGTGGAATCGAATCAAAAGTTCTAG